Proteins encoded by one window of Roseibium sp. Sym1:
- a CDS encoding DUF2842 domain-containing protein gives MVPSFRKFIGMVLLVVFVVVYALVAMVIGDLTLQQSSNLVRFIYFGIAGLAWVIPAGAIIWWMEKSGKPRT, from the coding sequence ATGGTCCCATCGTTTCGCAAGTTCATCGGCATGGTTCTGCTGGTCGTATTCGTGGTGGTCTATGCCCTCGTCGCCATGGTGATTGGCGACCTTACCCTGCAGCAGTCCTCAAACCTGGTCCGCTTCATCTATTTCGGCATCGCGGGCCTGGCCTGGGTCATCCCCGCCGGTGCGATCATCTGGTGGATGGAAAAAAGCGGGAAACCCCGGACCTGA
- a CDS encoding O-acetylhomoserine aminocarboxypropyltransferase, with the protein MSENIPGFSTLAIHAGAAPDPATGARATPIYQTTSFVFDDVDHAASLFGLQAFGNIYTRITNPTTAVLEERVAALEGGTAALATASGHSAQLLCFHTMMQPGDNIVAANKLYGGSINQLNHSFKSFGWGVKWADPADIGSFEAAIDDKTRAIFIESLANPGGIIVDIEAIAAVAKAKGIPLVVDNTMATPYLCRPIEHGADIVLHSLTKFMGGHGNSMGGIIVDGGSFDWSASGNYPLLSQPRPEYQGIVLHETFGNFAFAIACRVLGLRDLGPAISPFNAFMILTGIETLPLRMQRHSDNAKKVALHLSGHDKVKWVSYAALPDDPHHSLQQKYMPKGASAVFTFGVEGGYDTGVGLVSKVELFSHLANIGDTRSLIIHPASTTHRQLSDEQKTAAGAGPDVVRISVGLEDVDDIIADLDQALSG; encoded by the coding sequence ATGAGCGAAAATATTCCGGGGTTTTCAACTCTTGCCATTCACGCCGGCGCGGCGCCTGATCCGGCGACAGGTGCGCGGGCGACGCCGATTTACCAGACGACATCCTTCGTTTTCGACGATGTTGACCACGCCGCCTCCCTGTTCGGTCTGCAGGCCTTCGGCAACATCTATACGCGCATCACCAACCCGACGACCGCGGTTCTGGAAGAGCGCGTCGCCGCACTGGAAGGCGGCACCGCGGCCCTGGCCACCGCGTCCGGGCATTCCGCGCAGCTTCTGTGCTTTCATACAATGATGCAGCCGGGCGACAACATAGTCGCGGCGAACAAGCTCTACGGCGGGTCGATCAACCAGCTCAACCATTCCTTCAAGAGCTTCGGCTGGGGTGTGAAATGGGCGGATCCGGCCGATATCGGCAGCTTCGAAGCCGCGATTGACGACAAGACCCGCGCCATCTTCATCGAAAGCCTCGCCAACCCGGGCGGCATCATCGTCGATATCGAAGCCATTGCGGCCGTTGCCAAGGCCAAGGGCATTCCGCTTGTCGTCGACAACACAATGGCAACGCCCTACCTGTGCCGGCCGATCGAGCACGGCGCCGATATCGTGCTGCATTCCCTGACCAAGTTCATGGGCGGCCACGGCAATTCCATGGGCGGCATCATTGTCGACGGCGGCAGCTTCGACTGGTCGGCGAGCGGCAACTATCCGCTGCTCTCCCAGCCACGGCCGGAATATCAGGGCATCGTCCTGCACGAGACCTTCGGCAATTTCGCCTTTGCGATCGCCTGCCGGGTCCTCGGCCTGCGCGATCTCGGCCCCGCGATCTCGCCCTTCAACGCCTTCATGATCCTGACCGGAATCGAAACGCTGCCGCTGCGCATGCAGCGCCATTCCGACAATGCCAAGAAGGTCGCCCTGCATCTGAGCGGTCATGACAAGGTCAAGTGGGTGTCCTATGCCGCCCTTCCCGACGATCCCCACCATTCGCTGCAGCAGAAATACATGCCGAAGGGTGCCAGTGCGGTCTTCACCTTCGGTGTCGAAGGCGGTTATGACACGGGCGTGGGACTTGTCAGCAAGGTCGAACTGTTCTCGCACCTTGCCAATATCGGCGACACCCGCAGCCTCATCATCCATCCGGCTTCCACAACACACCGTCAGCTGTCCGACGAGCAGAAGACGGCGGCCGGCGCCGGTCCGGACGTAGTGCGCATCTCGGTCGGTCTGGAAGATGTCGACGATATCATTGCCGACCTGGACCAGGCCCTGTCTGGCTGA
- a CDS encoding CoA-binding protein codes for MNHDSYSDAYISGILDEVKTVAMIGASANNVRPSYFVLKYLLAKGYEVWPINPGQAGKEILGQTVHASLDELPDVPDMIDIFRNSDAAGQIVDKVLESGRLPKVIWMQLTVRHDEAAKRAEAAGIKVVMNRCPKIEYGRLSGEIGWAGVNSRTLSSKRPTLKAGFQHRGLSGDKSG; via the coding sequence ATGAATCACGACAGCTATTCCGACGCCTATATCAGCGGCATTCTGGACGAGGTCAAAACAGTGGCGATGATTGGCGCGAGTGCCAACAATGTGCGCCCGTCCTATTTTGTTCTGAAATATCTCCTCGCCAAGGGCTACGAGGTCTGGCCGATCAATCCGGGCCAGGCGGGCAAGGAGATCCTGGGCCAGACGGTGCATGCCTCGCTGGATGAGCTTCCGGATGTGCCGGACATGATCGACATCTTCCGCAATTCGGACGCCGCCGGCCAGATCGTCGACAAGGTGCTTGAAAGCGGCAGATTGCCGAAAGTGATCTGGATGCAGCTTACCGTACGCCACGACGAAGCCGCCAAACGCGCCGAAGCGGCCGGCATCAAGGTGGTGATGAACCGCTGCCCGAAGATAGAATACGGCCGGCTTTCAGGTGAAATCGGCTGGGCGGGCGTCAATTCAAGGACGCTTTCGTCAAAGCGCCCGACACTCAAGGCGGGCTTTCAGCATCGCGGCCTTTCCGGCGACAAGTCCGGCTGA
- a CDS encoding polysaccharide deacetylase family protein has protein sequence MMHHVRPSGAEPFQPNRHLEISPEFLRSAIERIRANGYEIISIDEAVDLLKSGYGHRRYAVLTFDDGYKDNLEIAYPILKELNAPFTVFVASGLVDRTSELWWVALERIIAENEEVVITQGSGVDGLSCRTTAEKNACFEKLLDHLTLEVGEKDQRLVVRALAERYGVDMEALADELVMTWDQVRTLSADPLVTIGAHTHDHFAMARLDAEDARTDVLTGLRRLEEETGRRPKHFAYPYGKPYAVERRDADIVREIGFASSVTTLPGVLQSVNARDPMMLPRVSLNGRFQDPAVIDQYLTGAPFALYRVARWAATGFGVRSGVSRFFPSTR, from the coding sequence ATGATGCATCACGTCCGTCCGTCGGGCGCGGAACCGTTTCAGCCCAACCGGCACCTGGAAATCTCGCCGGAGTTCCTCAGAAGCGCGATCGAGCGTATCCGTGCGAACGGATATGAAATCATCTCGATCGACGAGGCCGTCGACTTGCTGAAGTCGGGATACGGGCATCGCCGCTATGCTGTCCTGACATTCGATGACGGTTACAAGGACAATCTTGAGATTGCCTATCCGATCCTGAAGGAACTGAATGCTCCCTTCACCGTGTTCGTGGCCTCCGGACTGGTCGACCGGACCAGCGAATTGTGGTGGGTGGCGCTGGAGCGGATCATCGCGGAGAACGAGGAGGTGGTGATCACCCAGGGGAGCGGGGTCGACGGTCTGTCATGCCGGACAACGGCGGAGAAGAATGCCTGTTTCGAAAAACTGCTCGATCACCTGACGCTCGAGGTTGGCGAGAAGGACCAGCGGCTGGTCGTGCGTGCCCTGGCGGAACGATACGGGGTCGATATGGAGGCTCTTGCCGACGAGCTGGTCATGACATGGGACCAGGTCAGGACGCTTTCAGCCGACCCGCTTGTGACAATCGGTGCCCATACCCACGACCATTTTGCAATGGCCCGGCTGGATGCTGAAGACGCGCGAACCGACGTCCTGACGGGACTGCGGCGGCTGGAAGAGGAGACCGGACGCCGGCCGAAGCATTTTGCCTATCCCTATGGAAAACCCTATGCGGTCGAACGCCGGGATGCGGATATCGTCCGGGAAATCGGCTTTGCGTCTTCGGTGACCACGCTTCCCGGCGTGCTGCAATCGGTCAACGCACGCGATCCGATGATGTTGCCGCGCGTTTCCTTGAACGGCAGGTTCCAGGATCCTGCGGTGATCGACCAGTATCTGACCGGCGCGCCGTTTGCGCTTTATCGCGTCGCGCGATGGGCAGCGACCGGATTTGGCGTCAGGTCCGGGGTTTCCCGCTTTTTTCCATCCACCAGATGA
- a CDS encoding GNAT family N-acetyltransferase, translating to MNLPATDVHLSIFTRLTEARADWQQLKDAWCSNPYQTLDWLEAWLETLGRTRKVSPRIVVGHAAGKPVFWLPLGMERSAGVRTLSFLGNQHGNQNTGIWDRDYYEAVPATDIASLLKVICSKAGADVLKLENVPRTWHGRTHPLILENAKPSPSPVFGRMLGNDFDQLFRDTHSKSSRKNLLRKERHLQAAGNFRVARAETETEIRRGLDAFLVQRAARSVEAGIPNVFDTPAAEDFLGRLLGLGAHDGTNRKPPMDLWYLEAGGVIRSTYLCLEKNGTLYAYSNSISHDEMLANSPGLVLIKEIIARACAQPDLEVLDLGLGEERYKTGWAEPVPLSDSLLAVSFKGMLFQEVSGLRLKAKSAIRNSAVLWPLVRRLRKLKAGLRKGYTNRN from the coding sequence ATGAACCTTCCCGCAACTGATGTTCACTTGTCCATATTCACGAGGCTTACCGAAGCACGCGCAGACTGGCAACAACTAAAAGATGCATGGTGCAGCAATCCTTACCAGACCCTCGACTGGCTGGAGGCATGGCTCGAGACGCTCGGCCGCACCAGGAAAGTCTCCCCCAGGATTGTCGTCGGACACGCGGCGGGCAAGCCGGTCTTCTGGCTGCCGCTCGGCATGGAGCGCTCTGCAGGCGTCAGGACGTTGTCGTTTCTCGGGAATCAGCATGGCAACCAGAACACGGGCATCTGGGACCGGGACTATTACGAGGCTGTCCCGGCAACCGATATCGCCAGCCTGTTGAAGGTCATCTGCAGCAAGGCGGGGGCCGATGTCCTGAAACTCGAGAATGTGCCGCGAACCTGGCATGGGCGCACGCATCCGCTCATCCTTGAAAACGCAAAGCCCAGTCCCAGTCCTGTCTTCGGGCGCATGCTCGGCAACGATTTCGACCAGCTTTTCAGGGACACGCACAGTAAATCGTCCCGCAAGAACCTGTTGCGCAAGGAGCGTCATCTCCAGGCCGCCGGCAATTTTCGGGTCGCCAGAGCCGAAACCGAGACGGAAATACGCCGCGGGCTGGACGCGTTCCTCGTGCAACGTGCCGCACGCTCGGTGGAAGCCGGCATTCCCAATGTCTTTGACACGCCCGCCGCCGAGGACTTTCTCGGCCGCCTGCTTGGCCTCGGCGCCCATGACGGGACGAATCGAAAGCCGCCCATGGACCTGTGGTATCTCGAAGCCGGCGGGGTCATCCGGTCAACCTATCTGTGTCTGGAAAAGAACGGCACGCTTTACGCCTACAGCAACAGCATTTCCCATGACGAGATGCTTGCAAACAGCCCGGGCCTGGTCCTGATCAAGGAAATCATTGCCCGTGCCTGCGCACAGCCTGACCTGGAAGTCCTCGATCTGGGCCTCGGCGAGGAACGCTACAAGACAGGCTGGGCCGAGCCCGTGCCCCTGAGCGACAGCCTTCTGGCAGTCAGTTTCAAGGGCATGTTGTTTCAGGAAGTTTCCGGACTGCGCCTCAAGGCGAAATCCGCCATCCGGAATTCTGCGGTGCTGTGGCCGCTGGTCCGCCGTCTGCGCAAATTAAAAGCAGGGCTGCGCAAGGGTTATACCAACCGCAATTAA